The genomic window aacggagatatctacttctgggccccttgaatcgagggacccgtccacagcccgcttaaacagctgcaataccaggcttggccgctgagcactggtggattgcagAAGTATGCACTGCTCCTGGGGGCCTGTATGGATTCAGCTTTTTTATATAAGTGATTTCCTTTCCTAACAAGGTGACCTGGAAGTACTTGGAGGAAAGGTTATTTGAATTAAAAAATGCTTAGGATAGGAACCTTGTTGCAACCTTTAACCCAcctttagcataggttactcctGACCAACCTTTACAAAAGGAAAGGAGACATtggtatcccataatcctttacgGTGGCCATATTTAAAGCAACAGGACGATAATAATGGATAGGGATACCAATTCCAGAAGcataattatttgaatttaatgctttagtgctgtcagttaaacgcgttattaacggcgttaacgcaaaccaattttaacggagtttattatttttatttttttctttggctcaaaacaaagaagcagtagcctgactgctatgttcaagacagtatgtttgtatgttcatcgtttaattgcactataggctttttttttttgtatcgtcctgttttgaacagtatatgccaatgttgttgttatcaaacaaaaacatttgcacaaggcaagccgatgcacttctccatgttgataagagcattaaaatgagaaaaattaatgggacaacgaaatgaagggatatttagcatagaaaaaaatgtactcgcgattaatcgtgagttaactatgacattaatgcgattaaatattttaatcgcttgacagcactagaatttaaattaattcatttattgcAGGTTAGTAAGCACATAATTTACACCATAAGGAACTAAAATGCCAACTTCACATTAAAAAGGCTACTGTgggcagttaatttcaacatcaacataagttTATCCTCCTTTTTTCACATGTAAATTGGGATTAAAATGGCCTAAAATATTCCCATTGGACAAGTCCGacctaaaggccgatttagggtcgttttagacgcagagacgtaagcacgtaatttacacaagggacttgttttagacaagttttgatttacggttcctttaaggttccttaaggattgcgcgtgttgcaaggggattctccgccagaacagtagggggagcaacgaacaaatctgtgggcgtggaagtggaaatcgctggcttgtttatatttatgcacttccagtattttcgacgagagtagcagtagctaagtttaggttagcggtctttttccacactctgaacgatgttaaggttgctgtaaaaccggaaatgtgagactcctgaaaggatgtggttagctggccaatcacagtttttgcgagctgcgtagggccgtagtgttttagtcgcatagtcaggaattttgggcgacgcactaaagcacgtaaggggggatattttaccacgcaagggggggttatgtatcttacgtgcttacgcgttacgtctaaaacagagcatatatcggcctttatgtatcttacgtgcttacgcgttacgtctaaaacagcatatatcggccttaagtGATTACCACTGTCGGCgacaacctgattgaaatcaacGACAAGAACGCATGGATCGAAAGAGCGCTCGTTGTAGTCCAACTTCGGAAAATTTGTTTCACACTAGAGACTCTAGAGGTCGGCAATACCCGccgtcgcgcaatgacgtcggttgGGAATAGTGGAGtctaattcattttaaacagtgcaGCCTTTTCCGGTGatcgaaaggaagcaccttttcatctctccttgactcTATGACGGTTTTCCTCGAAGGTtaaggaagagaggcagagaggttaggagatttgactttCAGAATTGGGCCCCAGAGTCCCTCCCACTTTGTTTtggacccctaacccctaacatAACCTTTCACAACATCGGAATACACGAGTAAAACACAATCAAAATAATGTGAATAAaggcaaagaaagaaagatcagACCTTGAGAATATTAGTCTGTATTTTTTCCATATATATGGACAGATTTTCCATCAAACCACCTCAGATtacacacctcaacacacaagAGCAGGTTCATAGAGATCAAATTACACATATACAACAGTGGTTTGTATTCAACCGACAATCCGCTATATCTTGTAGAAGAATAAGCTTTTGTTTTATGCTTTAGGGTCCTGCTAGCACATGTTGAAGACTGCAAAAAAATATTGTGATATAGCAAAGATTGAATGATACAGCAGCCACTGTCAATCGTCTGCCTGGTCTTCGGCCTTTTTATGAGGTCAAACTTCTCAGCTAATTAACCACATGGTTGAAGAGCTTCTCAACCAATCCGTGCTGAGGTTGCTCTACAGATAGACTAAAAGTTAACCTTGTAATGGTGCCACGACAATAACATTCAGTAAATAGGACAATTTTGTCCTAAAAGCAGTGAATTTTGATTCAGTTACCAGTTTGTGAAAATACACTGAGGAAATCTCAAAGAAATAAATTAGCGGCATTGATGTATAATGTATGAATTTCTAAGCCAGGGAATAGGGGAAGGCAACAAGGGAAAACTGCAAATGATGCTGTCCCAAGTCCTTTAGGAATATTGCACACTACTCTTTTAAGGCCTTTAAGTTGTTTGAATGTAAAAAGTATCAACGGCAGATCATTTAATATCAGCAGTATAGATTCCTATTCAGGTCAAAAGTGCAGAACTCAATATTTATGCTACTTTCATACACAAACGTTTGCAACTTTtctttagaaaaaataaaagaaaaagaagacatCACGTGCAAACACATTGGTCCAAGGAATTTGGGGTCAGAATGAGAAAGATAACActaactttatatatatattttttcagtaacatGCACTAAAATCGTTATTCACTGTGAAGAGAGAAGATTCTGAGATGTATTGTTTAAAAAACTATTCATGTGATTCTCGTGCAatggaataataaaataattggacATAATAGAATTTTCTTCACCTATAGAAATCAAGACCAGACTAATTGATTCAATTTAAAATACCTTCCCAAATGTCACTGGATACTCACGAAAAAAGTAATGATTTAagttaaaatgtgtatttatcATTGCTTCACACAATGTGATTGAATGGAATGATATTGTCATCTCCAGAACATTATACGATAAAGAACTCAAAGGAATGATCCTAAATGTAACAATTAGTAGAGTCAGTACATTAGAAAAAACGCCATTTTGTCTTTCTTCCTTCGGGCACTACTGTGAAACACTGTATACTGTGATatgtatacccccccatcagCAGGAGCTCTACCACAGGATCTCTCACCTTTACCATACTGCACCCACATCCATAATGAGTCCTTTAGTTTTAGCTGGCACCACGTGCAAAAGGTCTTGTGATCCCACTACCTTCAAATAATTTGCCTCACATACATATACAAGTTTTATGATAAGAACCGCAGCCCATAAAAATGTGAGAGGAAAGCCAGCAATGTGATATGGACCTCGCTCTCAACATGTGGATTGAATGAGGAACTGCTGAAGGACTGCTCTCCCTCCGTGGAACAGGAAGGATTCAACTGAACTCTCAAAGACTATGAGGAGGGTACGGACGATAAATACTCTGAAGGCCTCTCCCTAATTTACCCAAAGACGAACAAACATCCAACAGAAGACAGTGTCCAAGGTGCCTCTCAGGGGCGTCCAAGGGGCCTCTCAGGGGCGTCCAAGGGGCCTCTCAGGGGCGTCCAAGGGGCCTCTCAGGGGCGTCCAAGGGGCCTCTCAGGGGCGTCCCGGGCTGGCCAGTGCTACATCTTTGGCTCCTAGCCACTGTACCCAAACGTGAGTTCCCTTGGTTTGTATAGCTTGTGGGATTACCAGGTTGGTCCCCAATGTATCCAAATGACAACGTACAAGAAACCCGTACAAAGAGAAATCGGCGAGGGTGTCAAACTCTTTTCTAACCCAGAGAAATCCGGAATGGTGGATTGCATTTCGATATACATCTAAAGAAATCGAATCAACCTCAACTTTTTGACATTCGTAGAAAGGCTTCAAGTACAAAACCGTAGGAAAACCCCATCAGTGATGAGAATGCGACAATAGGATTTACACAACCCAATTTTTTTACAACCATTGAAATAGCAGTGGAATTTGTGCAAGGTTACCAGTGCGGCCAAGTTTTCAAATGGGGgaaaatcacaaacaaagttggatttaaaaaatatatacagcaACACCCTCAAATAGGATTATTTGTTTTCACATTCTCACAGCATAATTATTTTTACTATAAGAACTCAACGCTTTCTACTTTCTAAAGTCCTTAAAACAACATGGACTCACGCAACGCCTTGTATTTCTAGCCAAACAAGTCCTTGAGGTCATTGTTAACCGAAGCCGTTTGCTTGAGCGCTGCGGGATTCACACTCAGGGCAGAAGGGGGCTGAGAGAAGTTCTGCGGGCTGAAGAATGGGTTGGCCTGCATTCCGAACCCACTTGGCACCCCTCCCATTCCTAATGGTATGCCCTGAACGGGTGCAGTCTGATTGGCCTGGCCAGGACCAAATTGATTACGCCAAGGGGGGCTGTTGGCTGCGGGGGTCACACTGGAGCACAGCTGGTGGAGCGTTGCCCGGGGCTTGTTGGCGGTGAAGAGATTGTCCAGGGCAGCCATGTTGGGCGCCTTGTTCGTCTGCCCGAGGGCTCCTTGACTCTGGGTGAGGGTGCTGAAGTTGggagtgctggtggtggtggccatGCCCCCGTAGAGGCTGGGGCCCGGGGGACACACGCCCATGCCCATACCCGATGCCTGGAAGCCCATGGAGGGGTTGAAGCCATTGGACACCGGGGCGCCCATGGGGCTGGGGTAGGCCGACATGGCGGTGCCCTGGACTGGCGCCGGCCGCGACGTGTTGCCCAGAGACAGGCTGCTGAGCGATGCCTTGTTTTGGAGGAGGAGACTGTGGGTCAGATCCTTCGCCTGCCAAAGAGAACAACGAGGGAGGGGGTTTCAAGTCCTTCTGATATCACTGAGCAGGATTTAATCAGACCTGCCATCGCGCCTTGGCCGCTTATGGAAGTATATGTCTCATCGCatcttgaaaataaaaagccattgaattttaAGCACTGAGTATGCATCGAAGCAACGccattttttgcctctgaatttatcTCTTTAAATTTTCAACAAATCATTTTCATATTTATTCTGAGCCTTCCAGAGGCGCGCTAACCCTGTACCTGAGTGGCGGCGGCCGCTGGTTTAGCGGCCTGCGGGGCCAAGGGTTGTTGGTTCCTTAGTTTAGAGGCCTGCTCTTGCTCTTTAGCCAAGCGctgcttctcctccaaagtcagcGACACCTGAGGGCAGAACACGAGGGGAGGTCTTCAGGAACACGGATGGCCACAGACTGCCAGAGAGACGGCCAGAGACGGCGTGGGGATGGCCAGAGAGACGGCGTGGGGATGGCCAGAGAGACGgtcagagagacggacagagagacggcgTGGGGACGGCAAGAGAGACGGCGTGGGGATGGCCAGAGAGACGGTCGGCCAGAGAGACTGCGTGGGGATGGCCAGAGAGACGGCCAGAGAGACGGCGTGGGGACGGCCAGAGACGGTCGGCCAGAGAGACTGCGTGGGGACGGCCAGAGAGACTGCGTGGGGATGGCCAGAGAGACTGCGTGGGGATGGCCAGAGAGACGGCAGGAGAGACGGCCAGAGAGACGGCCAGAGAGACGGCCAGAGAGACGGCCAGAGAGACGGCGTGGGGATGGCCAGAGAGACGGCCAGAGAGACggccagagagacggacagagagacggacagagagacggacagagagacggcgTGGGGACGGCAAGAGAGACGGCGTGGGGATGGCCAGAGAGACTGCGTGGGGATGGCCAGAGAGACGGCCAGAGAGACTGCGTGGGGATGGCCAGAGAGACGGCCAGAGAGACGGCGTGGGGACGGCCAGAGACGGTCGGCCAGAGAGACGGCCAGAGAGACGGCGTGGGGACGGCCAGAGACGGTCGGCCAGAGAGACTGCGTGGGGACGGCCAGAGAGACTGCGTGGGGATGGCCAGAGAGACGGCCAGAGAGACGGCAGGAGAGACGGCCAGAGAGACGGCCAGAGAGACGGCCAGAGAGACGGCGTGGGGATGGCCAGAGAGACGGCCAGAGAGACGGCCAGAGAGACGGCCAGAGAGACGGAGTGGGGATGGCCAGAGAGACGGCCAGAGAGACGGCCAGAGAGACGGCGTggggatggacagagagacggccagagagacggccagagaggtggacagagagacggccagagagacggtgtggagacggacagagagacggacagagagacggccAGAGAGACGGCCAGAGAGACGGCCAGAGAGACGGCCAGAGAGACGGCCAGAGAGACGGTCGGTTAGAGAGACGGTCGACCAGAGAGAGACGGCCAGAGAGGGGGGACGTCTCGTATACTCACTCTGCTGGGCTGTGGGGCCGGTGTGGACGAGCCGTTGGCTGTCAGCCCGCCGCTGCCGAAGAGATGCTCGATCTGAAGaacagagttagggttagggttagaacagAGGGGGAGTGGGCGTGAGCCGAGACGATACAAGAAGGGGGATCGCCTCTTTTGGTTGCCACGGAAACCACTGTTCACCTGATTGCCGGAGCTGGGCGTGCTCTTGCTCTCCCCCGATTGGTTGCCTGTGGTCGATATCGCCATGCTCCTATCGGGAGAGACGGGTAACGGTTAAACACCTAGAGGTCAACCGGTGGATTCGGAGACATAAAGCTGAGCTTTGTGTTGAGGCTGCTGTCCTTCATGTTGAACCCGACTGGCTCCCTTTATATGGAGCGTCAGATGTGCCATtacagcctctctccctctcactcataTCATTTGGTGCCTACAGGGGAGCCTGCAGCCTCTGATCACAGAACCTTGAATAAGGATTttctccaaccccccccaacCAGTCTGGGCTGGATGAGGGGGTGTCTAAGTGGTGGCCAGCGGCAGTCACCTCTGCTGCTCTTGCATGGCGTGCAGCTGCTCCAGCTTAGTCTTGTGCTCCACCTCCATGCGGCTCAGCATCTCCCGGATCATCACCATGAAGGAGTTGAActggaagaagaagaggtgAAGAGAAGTGTAGCTAAAGTCAAATTACCAACAGGTTATTCCTGTACAAACATTCACAGTGAAATTAAACTCCACAGGTAAAGATGAGATGACATCATATACTAACACTTGAGGGATGGGAAGTCCAGGTAAGGCGGGTTTACCTGGGTTAAGGGGGGTTTCCCTGGGCTAAGGGGGGTTTACCTGGGCTAAGGGGGGTTTACCTGGGCTAAGGGGGGTTTACCTGGGCTAAGGGGGGTTTACCTGGGCTAAGGGGGGTTTACCTGGGTTACGGGGGGTTTACCTGGGTTAAGGGTGGGTTACCTGGGTTAAGGGTGGGTTACCAGGGTTACGGGTGGGTTACCTGGGTTAAGGGTGGGTTACCTGGGTTACGGGTGGGTTACCTGGGTTACGGGTGGGTTACCTGGTTAAGGTTGAGGTTGTTGTCTATGCTGAGCGAGACAAGGTGTGGCAGGCACTTGCTGGCTAGGTGCTCCTTAGGAATGCCCAGCTTCTTGTGTGAGAAGGTGCACTTATAGATGCCTACCGGGGTtcagagaggtcaaaggtcaacaacTTAATAACTTCAGCCATTATTTGTCGGTTAGAGCAGTGGTAAGGTATCTGGCCTcgtctatatattatatactccTGATATACCAATAATCAAATAATAACCAATCAATACTATTGATGATTTGCTCCatgattgacacacacacacacacacacacacacacacacacacacacacacacacacacacacacacacacacacacacacacacacacacacacacacacacacacacacacacacacacacacacagtgtgaattACATAAGGCTGGTTCAGTGGCTGGGGGGTCCAGGGGAGGGACATAAGGCTGGTTCAGTGGCTGGGGGGTCCAGGGGAGGGACATAAGGCTGGTGTAGTGGCTGGGGGGTCCAGGGGAGGGACATAAGGCTGGTTCAGTGGCTGGGGGGTCCAGGGGAGGGACATAAGGCTGGTTCAGTGGCTGGGGGGTCCAGGGGAGAGACATAAGGCTGGTGTAGTGGCTGGGGGGTCCAGGGGAGGGACATAAGGCTGGTGTAGTGGCTGGGGGGTCCAGGGGAGGGACATAAGGCTGGTGTAGTGGCTGGGGGGTCCAGGGGAGGGACATAAGGCTGGTGTAGTGGCTGGGGGGTCCAGGGGAGGGACATAAGGCTGGTTCAGTGGCTGGGGGGTCCAGGGGAGGGACATAAGGCTGGTGTAGTGGCTGGGGGGTCCAGGGGAGGGACATAAGGCTGGTGTAGTGGCTGGGGGGTCCAGGGGAGGGACATAAGGCTGGTGTAGTGGCTGGGGGGTCCAGGGGAGGGACATAAGGCTGGTGTAGTGGCTGGGGGGTCCAGGGGAGGGACATAAGGCTGGTGTAGTGGCTGGGGGGTCCAGGGGAGGGACATAAGGCTGGTGTAGTGGCTGGGGGGTCCAGGGGAGGGACATAAGGCTGGTGTAGTGGCTGGGGGGTCCAGGGGATGGACATAAGGCTGGTGTAGTGGCTGGGGGGTCCAGGGGAGGGACATAAGGCTGGTGTAGTGGCTGGGGGGCTCCGGAGGGCCTACCGAGGACGCCCATGAGCACGGCCGGCTCTCTGGAGGGGATCTGCTGCAGGAAGGGCAGGACCTCGTCGATGACGTACCACTTGTCCAGGTACTCCAGGATCTTGCCCAGACACACTAGGGAGTTCACCCGCACCTggtcacacacatagacagaataagtacacacacacacacacacacacacacacacacacacacacacacacacacacacacacacacacacacacacacacacacacacacacacacacacacacacacacacacacacacacacacacacacacacacactgactgcgAGCGAGGACGTCTGGAGACAGGCGGACTTGACGCGGGGGATGAGAGAGTTCTTCATGGAGGGATAGTCGATCAGGTTGGCGAACGTTGGGATGATGTTCAGGCACAGCTCCTGGTAGCCCGAGGAAACAcaagacagggttagggttagggttaacccgaGGAAAACAcaagacagggttagggttatcgttagggttaaccctaacccgagGAAAACAcaagacagggttagggttatcgttagggttaaccctaacccgagGAAAACACAAGACAGGGTTATCGTTAGGGTTAACCATAGGCCCCATAGGGCCCTATGGGGCCCTATGGGGCCCTATGGGCGGCTACACCACCCCCCAGCGGCCCTATGGGGCCCTATGGGGCCCTATGGGCGGCTACACCACCCCCCAGCGGCCCTATGGGGCCCTATGGGGCCCTATGGGGCCCTATGGGCGGCTACACCACCCCCCAGCGGCCCTatgggttaccctaaccctaacctatgGGGGTCGTACACACTGCGTGAGTGcaaggggtagggttagggttagggtacctgGATCTGCACCGACGGCGCCTCCAGGGCCCGGTACACCATGGGCAGCACGCTGCTCTTGATGGCGTCCGGGGGCGTCTTGGTCAGCAGGAGGTCCATCTTCTGCAGGAAGATCAGCAGGATCTAGCAGCAGGCAGCGGtcgggggggggcagagcgttAGACACACAGTCAATACAGGGAGCATTGAGTGGGTCATGCTTGAGGTAGTGGGAGAAACGACAAGGGGGGACTTGCGGGACATTTAAAGGGGCGGCTTTGCCGATTTAACACATTGAGGCTCCCGTTGGGGGTCGTATTAGtttgtttgatttatttcaaacaaaaacaCCTTGCATTCAAAGTAGTCTGCCTACCTACAAAGTACAGTGATGAAAATGTGTGATTAAAGGCACCTATTGTACACTAAATCAGAATTTTTAGAAAGTTACACGATATGCTCGAGTTGAAACTCTTTCCCACTAACCCACAAGGAGCCTCCATGTGTTCCCTCGAAGgactaaataaatgaaatgtctTTCTCTacacattaaaataaaaaaaggatgtGATAAGCTATATTATAAGATTATAAGATATAATTAGTAGAAGCTGTTAGATCGTGGCCCAGGTAACACTCACCATATTGCTAGCCTGAGGAGGCgcaagaagaaaaacaaaaacagaaagacAAAAGATTCACTGAAGCACGTCTCTAATGTTTCAGAGCAGGGCTCTGCTACGATCACACCACTCTGGAGGAGCGTCTAACATCTAAAGGCAGTCCATGCAAAATCATCAACTGCAACCACAACAAGTTTGTATTTGAAAACACTTGTTTGAAtaaagattactttattttggaGACACTTCTTGCAAACACACGCTCAAAACATGCTGTAGGTAATATTTGCGAGCTTATATTGgagcgtgttttttttttaatgacaatTTTGATCTTGGACCACTCATTTCTGTCTCAGTcagtcactctctccctctgaacaTGTGGCTGTGCAcaccaccagcagggggcagcctCAGGCCTTCCACCCAGCTGAACCCAGGGGACGAGTACGGAGGCCGACCTACCTACCTACCACAAAGCCTCCAGCGAAACAAGACCCCTACACCACTCAGACATGCATACGGCCCTACGCCTTTGGTGCTAGGGTTAACCCCAGCACTAACCATAACCCTTTGGTGCTAGGGCtagggttggggttaaccctaaccctttggtgctagggttggggttaacccTTAGGGTTGCCCTAACCCTAGCACCAAAGGGTTAGGGCtggggttagccctaaccctagcaccAAAGGGTTAGGGCTGGGGTTAACCCCAACACTAGCCCTTtggtgctagggttagggttaaccccagccctaaccctttggtgctagggttagggttaaccccagCCCTTtggtgctagggttagggttaaccccagCCCTTtggtgctagggttagggttaaccccagccctaaccctttggtgctagggttagggttaaccccagccctaaccctttggtgctagggttagggctagggttggggttaaccctaaccctaaccctttggtGCTCCTCCGCGTGTGCCTGAGAGGCGTGGCCCTGCCTGAGAGGCGTGGCCCTGCTTGAGAGGCGTGGCCCTGCCTGAGAGGCGTGGCCCTGCCTGAGAGGCGTGGCCCTGCCTGAGAGGCGTGGCCCTGCGTGTTGCGGCCGGCTCTACctggatgggttagggttagggttaacccttggggttaatcctaaccctaaccctgagagGCGTGGCCCTGCGTGTGGCGGCCGGCTCTACctggatgggttagggttagggttaacccttggggttaatcctaaccctaaccctgagagGCGTGGCCCTGCGTGTGGCGGCCGGCTCTACctggatgggttagggttagggttagggttagggttaatcctcagggttaaccctaaccctaaccctgagagGCGTGGCCCTGCGTGTGGCGGCCGGCTCTACctggatgggttagggttagggttaacccttggGGTTAATCCTAACCCTATCCCTGAGAGGCGTGGCCCTGCGTGTGGCGGGCCGGCTCTACCTGGATGGGCTCCTGCTGCTTGAAGACGGGCGTGAGGTCGGGCAGGACGAGGCGGATGTACTCATCCTTGGTGCACTCCTCGGCGATCAGCAGCACATTGGGCAGCACGAAGGGCACCATGTCAGGGTTGACGAACTCCCCGGTCAGAGCCGGCAGGATCCGGTAGACCACCACTCTCTGTCGGGGGGGCCACGACAGAGGCCCAACGGGGAGGAGAAGATATGGGAGGGTTGAGGACATGCTTACCCGACTCTTTATTGAACCTAGACCGTTGTGGCTAGGTATCCAACACCCTGACCACCGGTCTCCCCGCCCGCTTTACAGGGCTGCTACTTCGAGTGGAAGAACTAAATGCTGATGTGGATGTGGACCTTGGGGAGCTGGGGCAGGACTTTGGGAAGGCCCTTGAAGAACTGAGACTTCTGCAGGTTGTCCCTCTGGAAGAGCGAGTCAAAGTACTGCAGGGTCATGGCGCCGACGTCATCGAAGAACGGGATCTGgattcacacacaatcacccgCAGTggtaagtagtagtagtagtagtagtagtagtagtagtagtagtagtggtagtaatgGTTTACGGCTCGAGAAAAGACACAAAAAGTATATTTCAATTTGGAagaacttaaaaaaataaataaataaatacatgaaccCCTTtattagggttggggttagggctaaccctaaccccaaccctaacttCATGAACCccttttttagggttagggctaaccctaaccctaactccatgAACCCCTTTGTTAAGCAGCCAGCCCTAACTCCATGTGTACCCCTTTGTTAAGCAGCCAGCCCTAACTCCATGTGTACCCCTTTGTTAAGCAGCCAGCCCTAACCATAACTCCATGTGTACCCCTTTGTTAAGCAGCCAGCCCTAACTCCATGTGTACCCCTTTGTTAAGCAGCCAGCCATAACTCCATGTGTACCCCTTTGTTAAGCAGCCAGCCCTAACCATAACTCCATGTGTACCCCTTTGTTAAGCagccagccctaaccctatcccagCTCCGACTGGGGCCCATCTACCTACTGTCCacccctagggttagggttagggttagcctccACCCCTACCCTCCCAGTGACCTGGGGTCCCGGGCCGTACACACCTTGGTCATCTGGTCGGCGTCGGGGCGCACGTTGGGGGCGACGCTGAGCAGCATCTTGACGTGGTCGCGCACCTCCTCTGGGATGTGGTTCAGCATGGTGGGGCTCATGCTGCTGAGCTGGAGGTAAGGATTAGGATCATTAGCTgaagctaataataataaaaaaagataattttataacacacacacacacacacacacacacacacacacacacacacacacacacacacacacacacacacacacaattattaaGACAGAGAATCAATGTAATATTAGCGGAAACCCCCCCACCTGGTCCAGCTGGCGGCTGaagctaacccccccccccccccccccccccacctggtccAGCTGGCGGCTGAAGCTCTTGAAGAGGTCGTGCTTGTTGACCTGGCACACGGGCTGGCCCTCGTTGAAGACGGCGTGCACCACCACGCCCAGAGAGTACATGTCGGAGGCGGAGTCACAGCTGACGGACAGGATGTACTCCGGGGCCAGGTACTCCGGGTTAGGCAGGCACAGCGCCGGGAGGCTGGGCTCCCACTCCTTACACGTGTAcctgggctggggggagggtgaTGATGGGAGGTgatgaagggagggggggggggggggggcacagttgaTAGATACTTTGACTTACTGACAGATCGAAAGTTACtaatgtaactacggttctatggatcctggatgaccggtgcttaaagcactggataTCTCCACCTCGCACATGCGCATTCCGAGTGCCTAATACCAacatagtcacctgtgacccccacgTGACACCGGGAAGGCTATATCTTCGGTGTcgtcagaggatctgttcctagaGGTTCTCGCGAAAACACAAGGATTCTGAGTGACTAAACGCTCCGgtggtcatccaggattcatagaaacTTAGTTACATTCGTAACTTTTGTTCTATTTGATCCCTACTGAcc from Gadus macrocephalus chromosome 4, ASM3116895v1 includes these protein-coding regions:
- the scyl2 gene encoding SCY1-like protein 2 isoform X2 gives rise to the protein MESMLNKLKSTVTKVTADVTSAVMGNPVTREFEVGRHIASGGPGLCWRIYNGTKKSTKQEVAVFVFDKKLIDKYQKFDKDQIIDSLKRGVQQLTRLRHPRLLTVQHPLEESRDCLAFCTEPVFASLANVMGRCDHLPSPVPQDIKEYKLYDVETKYGLLQVSEGLVFLHSGVKMVHGNLCLENIILNKSGAWKIMGFDHSISSANPSEAEPRYTCKEWEPSLPALCLPNPEYLAPEYILSVSCDSASDMYSLGVVVHAVFNEGQPVCQVNKHDLFKSFSRQLDQLSSMSPTMLNHIPEEVRDHVKMLLSVAPNVRPDADQMTKIPFFDDVGAMTLQYFDSLFQRDNLQKSQFFKGLPKVLPQLPKRVVVYRILPALTGEFVNPDMVPFVLPNVLLIAEECTKDEYIRLVLPDLTPVFKQQEPIQILLIFLQKMDLLLTKTPPDAIKSSVLPMVYRALEAPSVQIQELCLNIIPTFANLIDYPSMKNSLIPRVKSACLQTSSLAVRVNSLVCLGKILEYLDKWYVIDEVLPFLQQIPSREPAVLMGVLGIYKCTFSHKKLGIPKEHLASKCLPHLVSLSIDNNLNLNQFNSFMVMIREMLSRMEVEHKTKLEQLHAMQEQQRSMAISTTGNQSGESKSTPSSGNQIEHLFGSGGLTANGSSTPAPQPSRVSLTLEEKQRLAKEQEQASKLRNQQPLAPQAAKPAAAATQAKDLTHSLLLQNKASLSSLSLGNTSRPAPVQGTAMSAYPSPMGAPVSNGFNPSMGFQASGMGMGVCPPGPSLYGGMATTTSTPNFSTLTQSQGALGQTNKAPNMAALDNLFTANKPRATLHQLCSSVTPAANSPPWRNQFGPGQANQTAPVQGIPLGMGGVPSGFGMQANPFFSPQNFSQPPSALSVNPAALKQTASVNNDLKDLFG
- the scyl2 gene encoding SCY1-like protein 2 isoform X1, which gives rise to MESMLNKLKSTVTKVTADVTSAVMGNPVTREFEVGRHIASGGPGLCWRIYNGTKKSTKQEVAVFVFDKKLIDKYQKFDKDQIIDSLKRGVQQLTRLRHPRLLTVQHPLEESRDCLAFCTEPVFASLANVMGRCDHLPSPVPQDIKEYKLYDVETKYGLLQVSEGLVFLHSGVKMVHGNLCLENIILNKSGAWKIMGFDHSISSANPSEAEPRYTCKEWEPSLPALCLPNPEYLAPEYILSVSCDSASDMYSLGVVVHAVFNEGQPVCQVNKHDLFKSFSRQLDQLSSMSPTMLNHIPEEVRDHVKMLLSVAPNVRPDADQMTKIPFFDDVGAMTLQYFDSLFQRDNLQKSQFFKGLPKVLPQLPKRVVVYRILPALTGEFVNPDMVPFVLPNVLLIAEECTKDEYIRLVLPDLTPVFKQQEPIQASNMILLIFLQKMDLLLTKTPPDAIKSSVLPMVYRALEAPSVQIQELCLNIIPTFANLIDYPSMKNSLIPRVKSACLQTSSLAVRVNSLVCLGKILEYLDKWYVIDEVLPFLQQIPSREPAVLMGVLGIYKCTFSHKKLGIPKEHLASKCLPHLVSLSIDNNLNLNQFNSFMVMIREMLSRMEVEHKTKLEQLHAMQEQQRSMAISTTGNQSGESKSTPSSGNQIEHLFGSGGLTANGSSTPAPQPSRVSLTLEEKQRLAKEQEQASKLRNQQPLAPQAAKPAAAATQAKDLTHSLLLQNKASLSSLSLGNTSRPAPVQGTAMSAYPSPMGAPVSNGFNPSMGFQASGMGMGVCPPGPSLYGGMATTTSTPNFSTLTQSQGALGQTNKAPNMAALDNLFTANKPRATLHQLCSSVTPAANSPPWRNQFGPGQANQTAPVQGIPLGMGGVPSGFGMQANPFFSPQNFSQPPSALSVNPAALKQTASVNNDLKDLFG